One genomic segment of Gopherus flavomarginatus isolate rGopFla2 chromosome 11, rGopFla2.mat.asm, whole genome shotgun sequence includes these proteins:
- the PSME1 gene encoding proteasome activator complex subunit 1 isoform X1, whose translation MAALRISPKAEAQVDSFRTQLCAQAEALVGTRFPSKITQLDAFLKDPALNVGDLESLRAPLDIPIPDPAKEKAKAERRKKEEKEEKKDEKKSEEEDKAPPCGPVSSNETVVGLVSQVKAEIQGAKEDVGLVSVWVQLQVPRIEDGNNFGVAVQEKVFELMTALRTKLEGFQTQISKYFSERGDAVAKAAKNPHVGDYRQLVHELDEAQYAEIRLMVMEIRNLYAILYDIVVKNFEKIKKPRGETKGMIY comes from the exons ATGGCTGCGCTGCGGATCAGCCCCAAGGCCGAGGCCCAG GTGGATTCCTTTCGGACCCAGCTCTGCGCCCAG gctgaAGCGCTGGTTGGGACCCGGTTCCCCAGCAAGATAACTCAGCTGGATGCTTTCCTCAAG GACCCGGCGCTGAACGTGGGGGACCTTGAGTCCCTGCGGGCCCCGCTCGACATCCCCATCCCCGACCCCGCCAAGGAGAAGGCGAAAGCCGAGCGCCGCAAG aaggaagagaaggaagagaaaaaagaCGAGAAGAAGTCAGAGGAGGAGGATAAAG CGCCCCCCTGTGGGCCCGTGAGCAGCAACGAGACAGTTGTGGGGCTGGTGAGCCAGGTGAAAGCCGAGATTCAGGGCGCCAAGGAGGATGTGGGGCTG gtcTCCGTCTGGGTTCAACTCCAGGTGCCCCGTATCGAAGACGGCAACAATTTTGGGGTCGCAGTCCAG gagaAGGTGTTTGAGCTGATGACGGCCTTGCGGACGAAGCTGGAAGGATTTCAGACCCAGATCTCCAA GTATTTTTCCGAAAGAGGTGACGCGGTGGCAAAAGCAGCCAAAAATCCTCATGTG GGTGATTACCGGCAGCTGGTGCACGAACTGGACGAGGCGCAATATGCTGAGATCCGGCTGATGGTGATGGAAATCCGGAACCTCTAC GCCATTCTCTACGACATCGTGGTCAAGAACTTCGAGAAGATCAAGAAGCCGCGGGGCGAAACCAAGGGCATGATCTACTGA
- the EMC9 gene encoding ER membrane protein complex subunit 9 isoform X1: MSFPGSAEPGAALGAASMALEARSGHGREGAALSQSTKRAEAPCLCGEGALANQDSENQSAQSRRDWMGEVEVSALAYAKMCLHAARHPHATINGLLLGLRGGPPECLFLTDCVPLFHSNLALSVMLEVALNQVDLWASRSNLLVAGYYQANARLDDMSPTPLALKMAGRLAEFFEGAVLIMLDNQKLTLNPRVPPIIVLEQRDRHWLPKDKNLVMWRNWESSRHICKSLLEAKAHTQLVDFDAHLDDIRQDWTNQHLNTEIARLVSVANGSA, translated from the exons ATGTCTTTTCCGGGTTCGGCTGAGCCTGGGGCCGCTCTAGGCGCCGCCTCTATGGCTCTGGAGGCCCGGAGTGGGCACGGTCGGGAGGGGGCGGCACTCAGCCAATCGACGAAGAGAGCAGAGGCCCCATGCCTTTGTGGGGAGGGTGCACTGGCCAATCAGGACTCAGAGAACCAAAGCGCACAATCGAGACGCGATTG GATGGGCGAGGTGGAGGTCTCCGCTCTGGCCTATGCCAAGATGTGCCTCCACGCCGCCCGGCACCCCCACGCCACCATCAATGGGCTGCTCCTGGGGCTCCGGGGGGGCCCCCCCGAGTGTCTGTTCCTCACCGACTGCGTCCCCCTTTTCCACAGCAACTTGGCTCTCAGCGTCATGCTGGAGGTGGCGCTAAATCag gttGATCTGTGGGCGTCCCGCTCTAACCTGCTGGTGGCTGGGTACTACCAGGCCAATGCCAGGCTGGACGACATGAG CCCCACCCCTCTGGCTCTGAAGATGGCTGGACGCCTGGCCGAGTTCTTTGAGGGTGCTGTATTGATCATG cTGGATAACCAGAAACTGACTCTGAACCCCCGTGTGCCCCCCATCATTGTGCTGGAGCAGCGAGATCGGCACTGGCTCCCCAAGGACAAGAACCT AGTCATGTGGCGCAACTGGGAATCCTCCCGCCACATTTGCAAGTCCCTGCTGGAGGCTAAAGCTCACACCCAATTGGTTGACTTTGATGCCCACCTTGATGACATCAGACAGGACTGGACCAATCAGCACCTCAACACTGAGATCGCCCGGCTGGTGTCTGTCGCCAATGGCAGCGCCTGA
- the FITM1 gene encoding fat storage-inducing transmembrane protein 1, whose protein sequence is MAGSGGRLPLALLATVAGWALALARGLVFLCSERCAWLLGAPWLRRVYHAWLAGAVVLGPLLHPLADPHAILANQRNYFSRTFVASAWGWTCVLAGGFTLLVSYGATGRALAALRPLARLAVGSALQLAAAAAFGLLEELTGYCYAALPAGTLLPPLAERPGCLAAGHRWRGYLPSRAAFLLTFCCLLLAEELAVFRRYLARGHPAGAALRLVFLLNVLLLGLWNLLLLGGAVYGPAYGPQLGGAAAGTLAWHLTYRGWYRARWSPGRPGPGLFPKGEPRA, encoded by the exons ATGGCCGGGAGCGGGGGCCGCCTGCCCCTCGCCCTGCTGGCCACCGTGGCCGGCTGGGCGCTGGCCCTAGCCCGGGGCCTGGTCTTCCTGTGCAGCGAGCGCTGCGCCTGGctgctgggcgccccctggctgCGGCGGGTGTATCACGCCTGGCTGGCGGGGGCCgtggtgctggggcccctgctgcaccccctggccgACCCCCACGCCATCCTCGCCAACCAGCGCAACTACTTCAGCCG CACCTTCGTGGCCTCGGCCTGGGGCTGGACCTGCGTGCTGGCGGGCGGCTTCACGCTGCTGGTGAGCTACGGGGCGACGGGGCGGGCGCTGGCGGCGCTGCGGCCGCTGGCCCGGCTGGCCGTGGGCTCGGCGCTGCAGctggccgccgccgccgccttcgGGCTGCTGGAGGAGCTGACGGGCTATTGCTACGCGGCGCTGCCGGCCGGCACGCTGCTGCCCCCGCTGGCCGAGCGGCCGGGCTGCCTGGCGGCCGGGCACCGCTGGCGCGGCTACCTGCCGTCGCGGGCCGCCTTCCTGCTGACCTTCTGCTGCCTGCTGCTGGCCGAGGAGCTGGCCGTCTTCCGCCGCTACCTGGCCCGCGGCCACCCGGCCGGCGCCGCGCTGCGCCTCGTCTTCCTGCTCAACGTGCTGCTGCTGGGCCTGTggaacctgctgctgctgggcggcGCCGTGTACGGCCCGGCCTACGGGCCGCAGCTGGGGGGCGCCGCCGCGGGCACCCTGGCCTGGCACCTCACCTACCGGGGCTGGTACCGCGCCCGCTGGTCCCCGGGCCGCCCGGGCCCCGGCCTCTTCCCCAAGGGCGAGCCGCGCGCCtga
- the PSME2 gene encoding proteasome activator complex subunit 2 produces MAKACAVKVSGESRRQVELFRESLFKEAEQFLSTFLPQKIFQLDKFLKEDSLNIKDLSTLRAPLDIPIPDPPPKDEDEDSNNMETDKEEKKEAPKCGYLKGNEAMVMLLGRVKPEVWELKEKCVLVITWIHHLIPRIEDGNDFGVAIQEKVLERVTAIKTKVEGFQTAISKYFSERGDAVAKASKETHVMDYRTLVHERDEVIYGEIRTMVLDIRGFYAELYHILTQNLEKLTNPKGEEKPSMY; encoded by the exons ATGGCCAAGGCCTGCGCTGTGAAAGTCAGCGGGGAGTCCCGCCGGCAG GTCGAGCTCTTCAGGGAATCTCTCTTCAAGGAG GCTGAGCAATTCCTGTCAACATTTTTACCCCAAAAAATCTTTCAACTGGACAAGTTCCTGAAG GAGGATTCACTGAACATCAAGGATCTCTCGACCCTCCGGGCCCCCCTGGATATCCCCATCCCTGACCCGCCCCCCAAGGATGAGGATGAG gacTCTAATAACATGGAGACGGAtaaggaggagaagaaggagg CTCCCAAATGTGGCTACCTGAAGGGCAACGAGGCCATGGTGATGCTGCTGGGCCGGGTCAAGCCAGAGGTGTGGGAGCTGAAGGAGAAATGTGTTTTG GTCATCACCTGGAtccatcacctgatccccagaATTGAGGACGGGAATGATTTTGGGGTGGCCATTCAG GAGAAGGTGCTGGAGCGGGTGACGGCCATCAAGACCAAGGTTGAGGGCTTCCAGACAGCCATTTCCAA ATATTTCTCTGAGCGAGGAGATGCTGTGGCGAAGGCTTCGAAGGAGACCCATGTG ATGGATTACCGGACTCTGGTCCACGAGCGGGACGAGGTGATCTATGGGGAGATCCGGACCATGGTGCTGGACATTCGGGGCTTCTAT GCTGAGCTCTATCACATCCTCACCCAGAACCTGGAGAAGCTGACAAACCCCAAGGGCGAGGAGAAGCCGTCCATGTACTGA
- the PSME1 gene encoding proteasome activator complex subunit 1 isoform X2 translates to MAALRISPKAEAQVDSFRTQLCAQAEALVGTRFPSKITQLDAFLKDPALNVGDLESLRAPLDIPIPDPAKEKAKAERRKEEKEEKKDEKKSEEEDKAPPCGPVSSNETVVGLVSQVKAEIQGAKEDVGLVSVWVQLQVPRIEDGNNFGVAVQEKVFELMTALRTKLEGFQTQISKYFSERGDAVAKAAKNPHVGDYRQLVHELDEAQYAEIRLMVMEIRNLYAILYDIVVKNFEKIKKPRGETKGMIY, encoded by the exons ATGGCTGCGCTGCGGATCAGCCCCAAGGCCGAGGCCCAG GTGGATTCCTTTCGGACCCAGCTCTGCGCCCAG gctgaAGCGCTGGTTGGGACCCGGTTCCCCAGCAAGATAACTCAGCTGGATGCTTTCCTCAAG GACCCGGCGCTGAACGTGGGGGACCTTGAGTCCCTGCGGGCCCCGCTCGACATCCCCATCCCCGACCCCGCCAAGGAGAAGGCGAAAGCCGAGCGCCGCAAG gaagagaaggaagagaaaaaagaCGAGAAGAAGTCAGAGGAGGAGGATAAAG CGCCCCCCTGTGGGCCCGTGAGCAGCAACGAGACAGTTGTGGGGCTGGTGAGCCAGGTGAAAGCCGAGATTCAGGGCGCCAAGGAGGATGTGGGGCTG gtcTCCGTCTGGGTTCAACTCCAGGTGCCCCGTATCGAAGACGGCAACAATTTTGGGGTCGCAGTCCAG gagaAGGTGTTTGAGCTGATGACGGCCTTGCGGACGAAGCTGGAAGGATTTCAGACCCAGATCTCCAA GTATTTTTCCGAAAGAGGTGACGCGGTGGCAAAAGCAGCCAAAAATCCTCATGTG GGTGATTACCGGCAGCTGGTGCACGAACTGGACGAGGCGCAATATGCTGAGATCCGGCTGATGGTGATGGAAATCCGGAACCTCTAC GCCATTCTCTACGACATCGTGGTCAAGAACTTCGAGAAGATCAAGAAGCCGCGGGGCGAAACCAAGGGCATGATCTACTGA
- the DCAF11 gene encoding DDB1- and CUL4-associated factor 11 — MGSRSSSGASSGGRDPQDGRPQRGSRLLRHEEEEEEDEDVDLAQVLAYLLRRGQIRLVQGGGAASVQVVQTLSDSDDDNDSAWEGRLGDRYNPPVDSAPDTRDVESNEIKTQIQLANGMLGCRRADRSIPQLLRQREWGLCHGSSFSPGERSRVMSHFLPNQLAFTDSYSQKAFCGVYSRDGQLFMSACQDQTIRLYDCRYGGFRKFKSIRARDVGWSVLDVTFTPDGGHFLYSSWSDYIHICNIYGDGNVHTALDLRPDERRFAVFSLTVSSDGREVLGGANDGCVYVFDREQNKRTLKIESHEDDVNAVAFADGSSHILFSGGDDAICKVWDRRTMREDDPKPVGVLAGHQDGITFIDSKGDARYLISNSKDQTIKLWDIRRLSGREGLEASRQAVTQQNWDYRWQQVPKKAWRKTKLPGDSSLMTYRGHGVLHTLIRCRFSPPHSTGQQYIYSGCSTGKVVVYDLLSGQIIKKLTSHKACVRDVSWHPYEEKIVSSSWDGCLHLWEYRQAEYYEDDLRDPANLPSAGEPPASSPGSSDQ, encoded by the exons ATGGGTTCCCGTAGCAGCAGCGGTGCCAGCTCTGGGGGCCGGGACCCCCAGGACGGCAGGCCCCAGAGGGGCTCCAGGCTCCTTCggcatgaggaagaggaggaagaggacgaaGATGTGGATCTGGCCCAGGTGCTGGCATATCTACTGCGCAG AGGTCAGATTCGGTTGGTGCAGGGCGGAGGCGCAGCCAGTGTCCAGGTGGTCCAGACGCTGTCCGATTCGGACGATGACAACGACAGTGCCTGGGAGGGGCGGCTGGGAGACCGTTACAACCCCCCAG tggATTCTGCGCCTGACACACGGGACGTGGAAAGTAACGAGATCAAAACCCAAATCCAGCTGGCGAATGGGATGCTGGGCTGCAGGCGAGCTGACCGCAGCATCCCCCAGCTCCTTCGCCAG AGAGAGTGGGGCTTGTGCCACGGCAGCAGCTTTTCCCCGGGCGAGCGCTCCCGTGTGATGTCCCA CTTTCTGCCCAACCAGCTGGCGTTCACCGACTCCTACTCCCAGAAGGCCTTCTGTGGCGTCTACTCCAGGGATGGACAGCTCTTCATGTCTGCCTGTCaag accAGACAATCCGCCTGTACGACTGCCGCTATGGAGGCTTCAGGAAGTTCAAGAGCATCCGGGCACGGGACGTGGGCTGGAGCGTCCTGGATGTCACCTTCACCCCCGACGGAGGCCACTTCCTCTACTCCAGCTGGTCCGACTACA ttcACATCTGTAACATCTATGGCGACGGAAACGTCCACACGGCACTGGATCTGAG GCCAGATGAGCGCCGGTTCGCTGTCTTCTCCCTCACGGTCTCCTCCGACGGGCGGGAGGTGCTTGGCGG ggctAACGACGGGTGCGTCTACGTATTCGATCGGGAGCAGAATAAACGGACCCTCAAG ATTGAGTCCCATGAGGACGACGTGAACGCCGTAGCTTTCGCCGACGGCAGCTCCCACATCCTCTTCTCTGGGGGCGACGATGCCATCTGCAAGGTGTGGGACCGGCGCACCATGCGGGAGGACGACCCCAAGCCAGTGGGCGTGCTGGCCGGCCACCAGGACGGCATCACCTTCATCGACAGCAAG GGAGACGCCCGCTACTTGATTTCCAACTCGAAGGACCAGACCATCAAGCTGTGGGACATCCGGCGGCTCTCAGGGCGCGAGGGGCTGGAGGCGTCACGCCAGGCCGTCACCCAGCAGAACTGGGACTACCGCTGGCAGCAGGTGCCCAAGAAAG CCTGGCGCAAGACCAAGCTGCCGGGCGACAGCTCCCTGATGACCTATCGGGGCCATGGAGTGCTGCACACGCTGATCCGCTGCCGCTTCTCGCCCCCGCACAGCACCGGCCAGCAGTACATCTACAGCGGCTGCTCCACCGGCAAGGTGGTGG TGTACGACCTCCTGAGTGGGCAGATCATCAAGAAACTGACCAGTCACAAGGCCTGTGTGCGTGATGTCAGCTGGCACCCCTACGAGGAGAAGATCGTCAGCAGTtcg TGGGACGGCTGTCTGCACCTGTGGGAATACCGCCAGGCTGAATACTATGAAGACGATCTCAGGGACCCCGCAAACCTCCCTTCGGCTGGGGAGCCCCCCGCAAGCTCCCCTGGCTCCTCGGATCAGTAG
- the EMC9 gene encoding ER membrane protein complex subunit 9 isoform X2, with the protein MGEVEVSALAYAKMCLHAARHPHATINGLLLGLRGGPPECLFLTDCVPLFHSNLALSVMLEVALNQVDLWASRSNLLVAGYYQANARLDDMSPTPLALKMAGRLAEFFEGAVLIMLDNQKLTLNPRVPPIIVLEQRDRHWLPKDKNLVMWRNWESSRHICKSLLEAKAHTQLVDFDAHLDDIRQDWTNQHLNTEIARLVSVANGSA; encoded by the exons ATGGGCGAGGTGGAGGTCTCCGCTCTGGCCTATGCCAAGATGTGCCTCCACGCCGCCCGGCACCCCCACGCCACCATCAATGGGCTGCTCCTGGGGCTCCGGGGGGGCCCCCCCGAGTGTCTGTTCCTCACCGACTGCGTCCCCCTTTTCCACAGCAACTTGGCTCTCAGCGTCATGCTGGAGGTGGCGCTAAATCag gttGATCTGTGGGCGTCCCGCTCTAACCTGCTGGTGGCTGGGTACTACCAGGCCAATGCCAGGCTGGACGACATGAG CCCCACCCCTCTGGCTCTGAAGATGGCTGGACGCCTGGCCGAGTTCTTTGAGGGTGCTGTATTGATCATG cTGGATAACCAGAAACTGACTCTGAACCCCCGTGTGCCCCCCATCATTGTGCTGGAGCAGCGAGATCGGCACTGGCTCCCCAAGGACAAGAACCT AGTCATGTGGCGCAACTGGGAATCCTCCCGCCACATTTGCAAGTCCCTGCTGGAGGCTAAAGCTCACACCCAATTGGTTGACTTTGATGCCCACCTTGATGACATCAGACAGGACTGGACCAATCAGCACCTCAACACTGAGATCGCCCGGCTGGTGTCTGTCGCCAATGGCAGCGCCTGA
- the EMC9 gene encoding ER membrane protein complex subunit 9 isoform X3: MVGNSRSPAPWGGDMSFPGSAEPGAALGAASMALEARSGHGREGAALSQSTKRAEAPCLCGEGALANQDSENQSAQSRRDWMGEVEVSALAYAKMCLHAARHPHATINGLLLGLRGGPPECLFLTDCVPLFHSNLALSVMLEVALNQVDLWASRSNLLVAGYYQANARLDDMSWITRN; the protein is encoded by the exons ATGGTGGGTAACTCCCGTAGCCCCGCCCCATGGGGCGGGGATATGTCTTTTCCGGGTTCGGCTGAGCCTGGGGCCGCTCTAGGCGCCGCCTCTATGGCTCTGGAGGCCCGGAGTGGGCACGGTCGGGAGGGGGCGGCACTCAGCCAATCGACGAAGAGAGCAGAGGCCCCATGCCTTTGTGGGGAGGGTGCACTGGCCAATCAGGACTCAGAGAACCAAAGCGCACAATCGAGACGCGATTG GATGGGCGAGGTGGAGGTCTCCGCTCTGGCCTATGCCAAGATGTGCCTCCACGCCGCCCGGCACCCCCACGCCACCATCAATGGGCTGCTCCTGGGGCTCCGGGGGGGCCCCCCCGAGTGTCTGTTCCTCACCGACTGCGTCCCCCTTTTCCACAGCAACTTGGCTCTCAGCGTCATGCTGGAGGTGGCGCTAAATCag gttGATCTGTGGGCGTCCCGCTCTAACCTGCTGGTGGCTGGGTACTACCAGGCCAATGCCAGGCTGGACGACATGAG cTGGATAACCAGAAACTGA